In Helicoverpa zea isolate HzStark_Cry1AcR chromosome 3, ilHelZeax1.1, whole genome shotgun sequence, the sequence CTATTCTAAACgctataaaatataaacgtCCACGTAATAAAATTGGACAGTAAATCCGGACAAGTTGGCAAGAGATATTTCGATAATTTGCGCGAAAACTTCAACTGTGAATTCTGTGGTGGATTAACAAACTATTAGCTGGGGTTGGAGGACTTGTGGTTTTGGGGGACATCTGTGGATTCGTGGGAGCACTCGTTCATGGGTTGTACTCGAGGGGAGACCGGCCTGAAGGTGCACTCGAGGGAGTCGGAGTCGGGGGTGCCGGGCGTGGACGGCGTGAGTCTGTCGGACGTGCACATGCGCTTGGACAGCGGCGAGTCGGCCTCGTCGCAGCGCCGCTTGTTGGGCAGCATGTTGGGCCGGCTCACCGGACTGAAGCTCGACGCGCGGATCGCGATGGGCGATAAACTCCGCCGCGTCGTGTATTTCCGTGTCGGGGAAGGGGAGACAACAGGTGAAAACCTGGAATTGATGTTTGTAGTAATATCAAACAGggtaattttaaacatttgtgAGTATTTGAGACAATATAGGAGAAGGCTGCATAGCCAAACAGACATTCATTCCTGATAAAATCCAATGTCTTGCTTTCCTAATTTTACCATATGAATCTGGAATTTCATTCTATCTGTTGGTTACAATTCAAAGAAAGAAGCAAGTTGAACCGTAATGTAGATGCTTACCTAGGTATCCTAGTAGGTGAATTAGCGAGTCCGGCCACCAGGGTCAGATCCTCACAGGACTGCCCCATCTGCATGGCGGTGTGTATCTCTCTCTCATGCGCTACCTCGCGCGTGTTGCTCACGTCGGCGCACTCTTCAGCTCGCAGCTGGTTTACCCGGGGAGCCATCCGCGCCCATGAGCTCTggagaaagaaaatattattatagaaacAGTGTGGCCATGGAGATTGTCATCCGTCATTGGTTGTAACAGCTAGGGCAAGGTACATCATGCGATTTGATTAAAGTCCTAATCGGCTGAGATTACCGTAGATGTAGGATTCACCATACTAAAATAGACTTAAATAACGATAGCAAAAATTATATAAGACGAGATATTATGGCACCATGTGCCGAAAGTGAAAATTGGTATATTCGGTGCCGAAATATGTGTAGGTAAGGAATCATTAATCTTGCATAAAAGGTGAatgtactaaaaaaatatacatagaaacgGCAAGTtcttgttatgtaaatatttattttcagtgtaTGCACgttatgtgttttttctttcaaaCATTACACGTGCGTGAATAATTTGTGTCCTTTGAACTGCCGCGTCAATCGTCTTTTGACAAAGCCTCGCGCAAGCGACAGCCAGGGCTGTTATGTTTTTATCGGAAATTTACAGCGTTTTGCACGCGCAAAAACATACGGACATTTTTCTTGGATGATACTCAGTATAGTTCTTATATGTTATAACGACAGGTCAGGTTGttataacactggtcaacatcAGGTTAACcatatttgtgtaaaatatgCCCCTTCTCTAACTTGATTTTAAGGAAATTAAATGATTCCTGCTTATAAATTCTCaaaattctttaaataaaataagtaatacttacagCTACATTGACGGGCGAGGTGACGGGGCCGAAGGTGCCGCTATGCCTGCGCGTGCGCGTCAGGTTGTTGTTGGAGAACATGCTGAATATTGACGTATTCCTGTAACAATACACGTTTCTACGTAAGGTTTCAAATTAATCCAGATGTACATGTCTAGACAAAACTTTCAATTAAGTATTTAGTAGAGGTTTCAGGCAGGGATTATTTTTTGCAGTTGTATATAGCCCTTGAACCCAGCACTTTCCACCAGGTGTCACTAGCGAGCATAAATCTAAAAGGATACTTT encodes:
- the LOC124645716 gene encoding uncharacterized protein LOC124645716 isoform X2 — encoded protein: MFSNNNLTRTRRHSGTFGPVTSPVNVASSWARMAPRVNQLRAEECADVSNTREVAHEREIHTAMQMGQSCEDLTLVAGLANSPTRIPRFSPVVSPSPTRKYTTRRSLSPIAIRASSFSPVSRPNMLPNKRRCDEADSPLSKRMCTSDRLTPSTPGTPDSDSLECTFRPVSPRVQPMNECSHESTDVPQNHKSSNPS
- the LOC124645716 gene encoding uncharacterized protein LOC124645716 isoform X1; translated protein: MDVDAPNILKRCSSAPLINEAASTAATSPTTNVAPRNTSIFSMFSNNNLTRTRRHSGTFGPVTSPVNVASSWARMAPRVNQLRAEECADVSNTREVAHEREIHTAMQMGQSCEDLTLVAGLANSPTRIPRFSPVVSPSPTRKYTTRRSLSPIAIRASSFSPVSRPNMLPNKRRCDEADSPLSKRMCTSDRLTPSTPGTPDSDSLECTFRPVSPRVQPMNECSHESTDVPQNHKSSNPS